One Streptomyces sp. NBC_00223 genomic window carries:
- a CDS encoding SAM-dependent methyltransferase, whose protein sequence is MTDQGFTVDEIDTSRPHPARMYDYFLGGRDNYEVDREAAQRVLDVVPDVVHGARANRAFLQRAVGFLAENGIRQIIDIGTGIPTSPNTHEIAHAISPDVRIAYIDNDPIVATHAGARLTNTGNTGFFLADMREPRTILDHPTISELIDFNEPVALMLVSVLHFVTDEEDPAGMLATLRDALPEGSYLVLSHATGDFHEDTVDDVLSVYKKATAALTARTHAEVLALFDGFDLVDPGLVQVPLWRPEGATPGPAELSRVGVYGGIGRKR, encoded by the coding sequence GTGACCGACCAGGGATTCACCGTCGACGAGATAGACACCAGCCGGCCGCACCCGGCCCGGATGTACGACTACTTCCTCGGTGGCAGAGACAACTACGAGGTGGACCGGGAGGCGGCCCAGCGGGTGCTGGACGTGGTGCCCGACGTCGTGCACGGTGCCCGCGCCAACCGCGCCTTCCTCCAGCGGGCCGTCGGCTTCCTCGCCGAGAACGGGATCCGGCAGATCATCGACATCGGCACGGGCATCCCCACCTCGCCGAACACCCATGAGATCGCCCACGCGATCTCGCCCGACGTACGCATCGCCTATATCGACAACGACCCGATCGTGGCCACCCACGCCGGGGCGCGGCTGACCAACACCGGCAACACCGGCTTCTTCCTCGCCGACATGCGCGAGCCGCGCACGATCCTGGACCACCCCACCATCAGCGAACTGATCGACTTCAACGAGCCGGTCGCCCTGATGCTGGTGTCGGTGCTGCACTTCGTGACCGACGAGGAGGACCCGGCGGGCATGCTCGCCACCTTGCGCGACGCGCTGCCGGAGGGCAGTTACCTGGTGCTCTCGCACGCCACCGGTGACTTCCACGAGGACACCGTGGACGATGTGCTGTCGGTCTACAAGAAGGCCACCGCCGCGCTCACCGCCCGCACCCACGCCGAGGTGCTGGCCCTCTTCGACGGCTTCGACCTGGTCGACCCCGGCCTGGTCCAGGTCCCGCTGTGGCGCCCCGAGGGCGCGACACCCGGCCCCGCGGAGCTGAGCCGGGTCGGCGTGTACGGAGGCATCGGCCGCAAGCGCTGA
- a CDS encoding DUF397 domain-containing protein: MPAIELGADGWRKPWSGGNGGSCVEAKKLNDGRVALRQSTDPHGPALIYTHHEITTFIQGAKAGDADFLLG; the protein is encoded by the coding sequence ATGCCCGCCATCGAACTCGGCGCGGACGGCTGGCGGAAGCCGTGGAGCGGCGGCAACGGGGGCTCCTGTGTCGAGGCGAAGAAGCTCAACGACGGCCGGGTGGCGCTTCGGCAGTCCACCGACCCGCACGGGCCGGCGCTGATTTACACCCATCACGAGATCACCACGTTCATCCAGGGCGCCAAGGCCGGCGACGCGGATTTCCTCCTCGGATGA
- a CDS encoding helix-turn-helix domain-containing protein gives MVLGKRLQDLREKAGLSFEQAGRALDVTHATIRRMEKAEVGLKIPYVEKLLVTYGITAPEEIGGFLSLAREANRPGWWHSFRDVLPEWFSAFVSLEGEASVIRAYEPHYVPGLLQIPTYARAVLRAGLPHAPADEIERLVTVRIERQALLSREGAPLLWVVMDETVLRRPIGGRKVMRDQFTALIEATERPNVRLQVIPFAAGPHPAMYGPFHIFRFQLQEIPDIAYTESLVGGAYFDDRDDVSTFLEALDRMCAQAAPAHSTKAILDGMRKEI, from the coding sequence ATGGTGCTCGGCAAGCGTCTTCAGGACCTCCGGGAGAAGGCGGGGCTCAGCTTTGAACAGGCCGGGCGCGCACTCGATGTGACGCACGCCACCATTCGGCGGATGGAAAAGGCCGAAGTCGGGCTGAAAATCCCTTATGTCGAGAAGCTTTTGGTCACGTACGGCATCACCGCGCCCGAGGAGATCGGCGGCTTTCTGTCGCTCGCCCGCGAGGCCAACCGCCCGGGCTGGTGGCACAGCTTCCGCGATGTGCTGCCCGAGTGGTTCAGCGCCTTCGTGAGCCTTGAGGGCGAGGCGTCGGTCATCCGCGCCTACGAGCCGCACTACGTCCCCGGCCTGCTGCAGATCCCGACGTACGCGCGCGCGGTCCTGCGCGCCGGACTGCCGCACGCGCCCGCCGACGAGATCGAGCGACTCGTCACCGTGCGTATCGAACGCCAGGCGCTGCTCAGCCGCGAGGGCGCGCCCCTGCTGTGGGTCGTCATGGACGAGACGGTGCTGCGCCGGCCGATCGGCGGCCGCAAGGTGATGCGCGACCAGTTCACCGCGCTGATCGAGGCCACCGAGCGGCCCAACGTACGGCTCCAGGTGATCCCGTTCGCGGCCGGACCGCACCCGGCGATGTACGGCCCCTTTCATATCTTCCGGTTCCAGCTCCAGGAGATCCCGGACATCGCCTACACCGAAAGCCTGGTGGGCGGTGCCTATTTCGACGACCGTGACGACGTGTCGACGTTCCTGGAAGCCCTCGACCGGATGTGCGCACAGGCAGCGCCCGCACACAGCACGAAAGCCATCCTCGATGGCATGCGCAAGGAGATCTGA
- a CDS encoding GNAT family N-acetyltransferase — protein sequence MNVEGPAALRLRAARPQEAAALTALALRSKAYWGYDEDFMAACRGELTLHEETVAAHRTTVAEEADGGRVLGFVTLEGEPPLGAVGMLFVSPDAMGRGAGRLLYGHAVRTAAGLGFTRLTIDADPNAEPFYRAMGAVTVSRVPSGSIPGRTLPLMSVDVPAPA from the coding sequence GTGAACGTCGAAGGGCCCGCCGCGCTCCGGCTGCGCGCGGCGCGCCCGCAGGAGGCCGCGGCGCTCACCGCGCTGGCCCTGCGCTCGAAGGCGTACTGGGGCTACGACGAGGACTTCATGGCCGCCTGCCGCGGCGAACTCACCCTCCACGAGGAGACGGTCGCCGCCCACCGGACGACCGTCGCCGAGGAGGCCGACGGCGGCCGGGTGCTGGGCTTCGTCACGCTGGAGGGCGAGCCGCCGCTCGGCGCGGTCGGCATGCTCTTCGTCTCCCCCGACGCGATGGGCCGCGGCGCGGGCCGGCTGCTGTACGGGCACGCCGTCCGTACCGCCGCCGGCCTCGGCTTCACCCGGCTGACGATCGACGCCGACCCCAACGCCGAGCCCTTCTACCGGGCCATGGGCGCGGTCACGGTCTCCCGCGTCCCGTCGGGGTCGATCCCCGGCCGCACCCTGCCGCTGATGTCCGTGGACGTCCCCGCCCCCGCCTGA